The Kocuria turfanensis genome contains the following window.
GGTGACCACGGTCCCCCCGTGCCCGTCGTCGTCGAACCGGTGGTGGTGCTCCCAGGAGGCGAGCGGACCCCTGACCATCCGGTCGCGGAACTCCCGGCCCGGGACGAACCCGTGGTGCTCCGCCGTCCAGGGCACCGAGGCGAGCCCGTAGCTGCCGGGCACGGCGACCCGCAGCCGGGACCGCGTGCCGTTCTGCAGCGGCGGGGAGGACTCCTCCACGACGGAGCCCGTCCACGCGGGGGTCAGCCGCGTGAGGGCTCCCGGGCGGGCGTGCCAGGCGAAGACGTCCTCGACGGGGTGGGGCACGCGGGAGCTGAACGTGAAGGTGGTCATGACCGCTACTCAACCCCCATCGCCGCGGTTCGTCCAGGACCCCGACCCCGCGGCTCCGCCGTGTCCCGCCGGGGTCGGGCCACCCCGCGCCCTTCCCCGGCCCCGCCCGGTTCGCTAGGGTGGGCACACGGCACAACGTAAGGAGGCTTCCTATGAGCACCCCGAACGACGACGCCCCGAACCTCGACGCCCCGAATCTCGACGACGTCATCGAGCCGCAGGAGGACGCCCTGCCCCGCCCGATCCACCAGGGCCACGCGGGCATGCCCGAGAAGCTCGACGACGACGCCCTCGCCGCGGCCACCGAGCAGGAGCGGGTGGCCGCCGGGCTGCAGGACTACGCCCCCGGCCAGGTCCCGCCCGCGGCCGACCCTCTGCCCGAGGGCTCCTCCGAGGCGGCCGACCGCGCCCAGCGCGGGCTGGTCGAGGACGAGGGCGGCAGCTGATCCCACGCCCGGGCCGGCCGGGCACCACCACCGAAGGAGCGACGTGATGGCCGAGAGAGGCAACACCAAGCACGGGTCGGAGCTCGACGACCAGATGAAGCACGAGGTCGAGGACGCGCTGCAGGCCCGGCAGCCGAACCACGTGGAGGAGCACCGTCAGACCGAGCCGTGGGTCGACGACACCGACGACCCCGAGGTGCGCTCCTCCGTCGAGGAGCGCGAGCGCCCGGAGCGCCCCGAGGGCCGGCAGTAGCAGGCCCGGTCCCCGGCCCGCCGTCCGCGGCGGGCCGGGGCCGTCCCGGGCTTGCCCCGCGGCGGGCCGTCGCCCACAGTGGAGGGCGTGAACACTCCCGGACGCATCGCGCTCATCCGCCACGGCCAGACCGACTGGAACCTGGAGGAGCGGCTGCAGGGCGCCACGGACGTCCCGCTCAACGACACCGGACGGCACGAGGCCCGGTCCGTCGCCCGGCAGCTGCACGCCGAGGCGACCACCTGGGACGTGCTGGTCTCCTCGCCGCTCGGCCGCGCCGTGGAGACCGCGCGGATCATCGGCGGGGTCCTCGGCCTCGAGCTGAGCGCGACCTGCGCCGGGCTCGTGGAGCGCGGCTTCGGCGTGTGGGAGGGCTCCAGCCTGGCCGGGCTCGAGCCGCACGCCCGGGAGGCGATCCTGGCCGAGGGGGAGCCGGCGGAGGCGGTGGCCCGCCGCGGCACGGCCGCGCTGCGCCGGATCCGCGACGCGCACCCGGGGCGCAACGTCCTGGTGGTGGCCCACGGCTCGCTGATCCGCCTGACGGTCTCCGTGCTCAACGGCGAGACCCATCCCCGGGTGCGCAACTGCGAGGTGGTCCCGGTGCGGACCGAGGCCCTCGACGACGCCCGGCTGCGGGACGACGTGCCCGAGCCCACCGCCCCCTGACACGGCGGTGTTCGTTCAATAAGCTGGACGGACCAGGGACGGTCCCACGAGGTGCCGTCCACCCCCTGGGGCGGCGACGGCGGCGCACAGACCGCGCTCCGTGCCGCCCACGGCGACGAAGGCGTGATGCGGCTGTGGCCCCTGACCAGTACACGATCCCCGATGAGGACCGCACGGAGACGCTCCGGGTGATCCCGCAGACCCCGCAGTGGGACGGCGACCGGGCGTGGATCAACGAGTACTACCGCCACGTCCCGCAGGAGGACCTGCTCGCGCGCACCGAGGAGCAGCTGCGCGAGCGCGCCGACCACCACCACGAAGTGGGCCGGGTGCGCGCCCCGGGCGAGATCGCCGTGGGCGTGCGCCAGGAGGACTCGAACTCGGTGGTCTTCGTGGTCACCGAGGACGTGCCCTACCTCGTGAGCACCGTGAACGCGGAGATCGCCGCCAAGTGGGGCGGCGCCCGCCTGGTCATCCACCCCGTGCTGGTGGCGACCCGGGACGAGGGCAGCCACGAGCTGCGCGAGCTCCAGCAGGTGCCCGACTTCTCCGCGAGCGCCAGCGGGGACACCACCGCGCTGCCGAGCCTGGCGAACTTCCGGGCCTCCGGCGGGACCCGGCACGTGGTGGAGTCCTGGATCTCCGTGGAGCTCTCCCGCACGATCTCCGACGAGACCGCCCAGCAGCTCGTGGACCGGCTCTCCACCCTGCTCCGCGACGTCCAGCGCGTCGACGAGGACCAGGAGCAGCTCAAGGCGCGCGTCGAGCGGCTGTCCGGGGAGCTGGACCGGCTGCGCACCCTGGAGCTGCCGGGCGGCGGGCACCCCCCGATGGTCGGCCCGTCCCAGGACTTCCTGCGCTGGCTGATCGGCGGGAACTTCATCCTCATGGGCTTCAAGGAGTACGACCTCGAGGAGACCGGCGACGGGCTTGCCCTCGTCAGCCGGCCCGGGACGGGCCTGGGCCTGCTCGTGGAGCACGAGGGCAAGCCCCACCGCCAGCAGCTCACCGGCCTGGGCCGGGAGCACGCCCGCGAGGCCGGCACCCTGTTCGTCACGAAGGCCAACCGCCGCTCCTCCATCCACCGCCGCGAGTACCTCGACTACGTCGGCGTCGCCAAGTACGACGACGAGGGCCGGATCGTGGGGGAGTACCTGGTGCTGGGGCTGTTCACCCGCCGGGCCTACAACACCCCGGCGCGGGAGACGCCGCTGCTCAAGGAGAAGCTGGCGGAGGTCGCCGATCGCTTCGGCTTCCTCGAGGACTCCCACTCCGCCCGGGACCTCATGGGCAACATCGAGGACTACCCGCGGGACGAGCTGTTCCACATGACCGCGGACGAGCTCTACGACATCATGCGCGGCGTCATGGGCCTGGACGAGCGGCGCCAGACCCGGCTGTTCCTGCGCCAGGACCACTTCGGGCGGTTCATGTCCGCGGTCGTCTTCCTGCCCCGGGACCGGTACAACACATCGGTGCGCGGGCGGATCGAGGCGGAGCTGCGGCGGACCTTCGACGCCGAGTCCATCGACTTCGACGCCCGGCTCTCCGCCTCCACGCTGGCCCGGCTGTTCTTCCGCATCCGCCTGCCCTACACCGGGCAGGTGCAGTCCTTCGACCGGGCGGGCCTCGAGGCGCGGCTGCGCGCGGCCGTGCGCTCCTGGTCCGAGGCGCTGGTCCGGGCGATCCACCGCGAGTTCCCGGAGGACCTCGCCCGCAGGCACGCCGAGAACTGGGCGGAGGCGTTCCCGGACGCCTACCGGGCGGACTACGAGATCCAGGAGGCCGTCGAGGACCTCCAGCGCTGCGAGGAGCTCTGGGGGCGCGACCCGGACCTGCCCGCGGAGGTGCGCGTGGTCGACGACCCCGGGGGCGTGC
Protein-coding sequences here:
- a CDS encoding histidine phosphatase family protein; this translates as MNTPGRIALIRHGQTDWNLEERLQGATDVPLNDTGRHEARSVARQLHAEATTWDVLVSSPLGRAVETARIIGGVLGLELSATCAGLVERGFGVWEGSSLAGLEPHAREAILAEGEPAEAVARRGTAALRRIRDAHPGRNVLVVAHGSLIRLTVSVLNGETHPRVRNCEVVPVRTEALDDARLRDDVPEPTAP